Part of the Marinobacterium rhizophilum genome is shown below.
GGACCAGGGAGACGCCCATGGCCTGAAAGGTACGCCCGGCCAGTTCCGGCCTGTGGGCTGTTGCGGAGGCGGGCAGCTGATCACCATGTACATGGGAAAAGTTGACGCCGCCTTTCTCGAACAGGGCTCCGTCATCCAGCACCCGTGTACGACCGCCACCACCGGCCTCGCGCACCCACTTGTCGGTCTTAAAGCGCTGCTGGCCATCGATCAGTTCCAGGCTCGAGCAGATCCGGTCCTGCAGCTCCAGCAGATACGCCTTTACCGCCATAATATCGGGTTGATTCATCCGGTCACCACGTAAGTAAATACTTACTCTCTAATTAGTTGTTTGCTGCCAAGATCACAGATCTGCGTTGGCCGCTCCAGCTTGCCGAGCGCGCCTGGCACCACATAATCAAGTTCGGAACCGAAGTAGGTATTCACTTTCAACTTCGAACGCGCCGGTGCCGCGGCACTGCGGTTGGCAGAGGTTGAAACGAGGGGGCCACCGAAGGCAGCACAGAGCGCGCGCACCACCGGATGGGCGCTCACCCGCACAGCGACACTGGAGTGTCGCCCGCGAACACCTTCCGGCGCCCAGCCCCTGGGGTCCGGAATAAGCCAGGTTACCGGCCCCGGCCAGCTGGCCTCCAGCTGTGCCAGCTGATCATCCGACAAGCCCTGCAATAATGGTTTGATCTGTGTCATGTCAGACGCAACAAGAATCAGCCCCTTGTGCATGGGGCGACGCTTGAGTTCCAGCAGCCGCTCGATTGCAGCAGCATTGAAGGGGTCACACCCCAGCCCCCAGACGGCCTCGGTGGGGTAGGCAATAACACCGCCGCCATGCAGTGCACGCAGCGCCTGATTCAGGTGCCAGTTGTTCATGAGTCTTACCTGAGCGGTTTAGGTATCGGACGCGCAGCGAAGGTATCCCCCCGCAACGGACTCGATCACGCCTTTCAATTCCAGAGAAACCAGCAGCGGCATCAGCTGCGCCATTGGCAGGCCGGTCAGGGCCACGAGCTGGTCAATATCGGCGATATCATACCCCATTTTTTCCAGCAGTTGCGCCTCCGACTGAGGGAGTGCAGGGGCGCAATCGGGCTCAGGCGCGTTGCTCTGGGCCGCGTAGAATCCCAGCAGCGCCGCCAGCGGTTCCAGCACGTGGGACACGGTTTCCACCAGCACGGCGCCTTCACGGATCAGCTGATGGCAGCCATGGGCGGCGGGATTCTGAATACTGCCGGGAATCGCAAAGACCTCACGTCCCTGCTCCAGCGCCATGCGAGCGGTAATCAGCGAGCCGCTGCGCGGCGCCGCCTCGATCACCAGCACACCGGCGCACAGGCCACTGATAATGCGATTGCGTTTGGGAAAGTTGCCAGGCAAGGGCTGGCTGCCCGGCAGAAACTCGGAGACCCAGGCTCCGCCGGTGTCCAGGATTCGCTGTGCCAGGCCGGCATGACGTCGCGGATAGACAGCATCCAGCCCGGTACCAAACACCGCGACACTCACGCCGTCACGGTCGACCGCTCCCTGGTGGGCGGCACCATCGATCCCCAGCGCCAGCCCGCTGGTCACCACCATGCCGGCTTCACTCAGGGCGGCGCTGAACCTGTAGGCGTTGGCGACACCGGAACGACTGGCGTGACGGCTGCCCACCAGGGCCATTTGCGGCAAAGCCAGGCAGTCCGCGTTGCCACGTACAAACAGCAATCCGGGAGGGTCGGGGATTTCGAGCAACAGGGCGGGATATTCGTCGAGATCGGGCGTCAGGCAGCAGACATCGTCTTCTTCAAGCCATTCCAGGCAGCGCTCGAAACGCTCGAATTCAGGCCCGACGGCACGGTCAAAGGACTCCATCGCCCGCAGGGTGCGAGTACGGGCGCCAACAAGGCGAAGCGCCTCGGGGTCATGCAGGAAAAGTCGTGAAGGGGGGATACCGGCTACCGCAAGCCTTTTGAGACCGGCAGGACCAACACCAGGCAGGAGGCTTGCAGCAATCCAGTCCTTTGGATTGCTGCCCATGTGATCATTCCGAAATCAGGGTTCGAACACCTTGTCGCCCACCGACATGACGTTGGACGCATTCAGTACCAGGCCATAGCTGACCTTGTCGAAAACCTTGAACAGCATCAGCAAGCCGGCCCGCTCGTCCGGCAGCGCAATGCGTTCACCGGTCACCGGATCCCTGACATTCTCGCCAGTGCGGTAGATCGACATGACATTGCCGGCCTCGACCGAGTCCCGGGCGCCGACATTGACAGCCACTGCGTTGTATTGGCCAATTTTGGCGACCCCGCCGAGAACCGACAGGATCAGGCCTTCGGTACCTTCAGGGACCGCCGAGGGATGGAACAGGGACTGGATGCGGCTTTCCTCGATCGGCAGTACCCGATCCAGCAAGCGGACCTCTTCCCGGGTCTTGCGCAGATCCAGCGTGATAATGTCATTCTCCTGCGCCGGAATCGCCGTGTCGGCGATCTTCAGCATTTCATAGCCCAGGAATTCGCCGGTCAGCGGATCACGGTACTCGGTCGCCGGGCGGTACACCGCCTGCAGGCGCTCATCGGACTTCAGTTCACCGCGGGCATAAACCCGATCGCCGGCACCGGCAATGATGCTGTCATTGCGCCCGCCCACCACGTAGGGTGCGGTATTCACAAGGTCTTCATTGGCCACCAGGTGATCCGACAGGAAGGCAATGATGTCCTTCAGCGGAATTGCGGGGATGGCATCATCCAGCGGTGACACCCGGGCCTTGGGTGTTAACCTGCCTACCCCCGAACGCAGCGACAGCCGCGGCTGGCCATTCACCCAGCTCAGGTAAATGATATCGCCGGGATAAATCAGGTGGGGGTTATAGATTTGGGGGTTTACATCCCAGACATCCGGCCATTGCCATGGATGCTGCAGAAAGCGTCCGGAGATATCCCAGAGCGTATCGCCCTTGACAACGACATACTCGGTTGGATAATTCTCACGCAATTGAATTCTGTCTTTTCGCACTTCGGCGTTGGCAACCGAGACGGTGAGGAGAAGCAGACAGGTAAGCAGTCCGCACAGCAGTTTCTTCATACCCAAATCCCTTGTTAGAACTACCTCAGAACCTTCGCTTTGCCAGTAGGGCCGATGACGTCAGGCGCAATGCAATGAGCGGCGATATCAGTATAATAGGCTGATAGCTGAATTTCGCCATCCACGGCTCACATTGAACCCTAGTAATTATCGGACCTCATGGCAAAACTACCGATCCTCGAATTTCCGGACCCGCGTCTGCGTACCATAGCAGAATCCGTAGAAACGGTGACTGAGAATACTCGTCAGATAATCGACGACATGTTCGAAACCATGTACGACGCACCGGGTATCGGTCTGGCCGCGACCCAGGTCAATATCCACCAGCGCATCATCACCATCGATATCTCTGAAGACAGTGACGAGCCGCTGGTGTTGATCAATCCGACCTTTGAAGTTCTGGACAAGGAACTGGAGCGCATGCAGGAAGGTTGCCTGTCGGTGCCGGGCTTCTATGAGAATGTCGAGAGGCCCAATCATATCCGCGTCCAGGCGCTGGATCGTGACGGTAACCCGCTCGACTTCGAAGCCCGCGATCTGCTGGCGGTCTGTATCCAGCATGAAATCGACCACCTCGATGGCAAGCTGTTTGTAGACTACCTGTCGCCGCTCAAGCGTACCCGCATCCGTGGCAAGCTGGAGAAAAAACACCGCCTGGAAGAAACCCAGCCGGTCTGATTTTCCTTGGCGTTCGCCAGGCTTGCAGGGGGACGCCTTCACAGCCCCCTGCAAATCGATTTCACGAGGGAGCTCCCCGATGCCCGAGCCGCTGAGAATAGTCTTCGCCGGCACACCCGACTTTGCCGCAGCCAGCCTGCAGGCCCTGTTTGAAACTCACCACGACATCATCGCTGTTTATACTCAGCCCGACCGCCCCGCAGGCCGCGGCCGCAAGCTCACGCCGAGCCCGGTCAAGCAGCTTGCGCTGGAGCACGGCGTCGCGGTGTTTCAGCCGCTGTCGCTGAAAGACGCCGCAGCCCAGCAGGCACTCGCAGACCTCAAACCGGACCTTATGATCGTCGCCGCCTATGGCCTGCTGCTGCCCAGGGTGGTGCTCGAGACCCCGCGGCTGGGGTGCATTAACGTACATGCATCCCTGCTGCCACGCTGGCGCGGCGCGGCGCCCATACACCGCGCACTGCTGGCCGGCGACAGCGAAACCGGCATCACCATCATGCAGATGGATGTAGGCCTGGATACCGGCGACATGCTGCTAAAGGCCAGCTGCCCGATCCTGCCCGAGGACAACAGCGGCGTACTGCATGACCGCCTGGCGGCGCTGGGTGCCAGCACCCTGGTACAAAGCCTGGTCGCCATCCAGAACGGCAGCTGCGACCGCGAAGTCCAGGACAATGACCAGGCCTGCTATGCCCACAAGCTTGAAAAGCAGGAAGGCAATATCGACTGGCAGCAGAGTGCCGACTATCTGGCCCGCCAGGTACGGGGACTGGCACCCTGGCCGGTCGCCTTTACCCAGCTCGACGGCACGACCCTGCGCATCTGGGCTGCCAGCGCACTGGACACCCCCAGCGACGCGGCCCCCGGCACCCTGATTGCCGCGGACAAAACGGGCATCAGCGTTGCGTGCGGGCAGGGCGTACTGCGCCTTACCCGAGTGCAACTGCCCGGCGGGACCCCACTCAACAGTGCAGACATTATGAATTCCCGGCGCGACAGCTTTCGCCTGGGCACGAGGCTTGGAGCCGCATGAACCTTAGAACACTGGCCGCTCAAACACTGGCCCCTCTGCTGCAGCATCGCGGTTCCCTCAACGCCACGCTCCCCACCTCGCTGTACACCTGCGTTCCCAGAGATCGCGCGCTGTTGCAACAGCTGTGCTACGGCACCATGCGATTCGAGCCCAGGCTTGCCCTGATCGCCGATCACCTGCTGCAGAAACCGTTTCGCGACAAGGATGCCGATCTGCAGGCGCTGGTGCTGCTCGGGCTCTACCAGCTCGACCAGACCCGCATTGCCGACCACGCCGCCATCAGCGAAACCGTGGATGCGACTGAGGACCTGAACAAGAACTGGGCCCGAGGCCTGGTCAACGCCGTGCTGCGCCGTTTTCAGCGCGAGCGCGACAGCATCATGGAAACGCTGGGCGACAACCCGCGCCTGCAGTACAACCATCCCGACTGGATGATCGGCAAGTTGCAGCAGAACTGGCCCGACCACTGGCCCCAGATCATGCTGGCCAACGATCAGCCCGCGCCCATGACGCTGCGACTCAACACCCGCCAAAGCAGCCGCGAAGCCTACCTTGAGCAGCTCTACATTGCCGGTATCGAAGCGACTCCCGGCACCTTCGCCGACACCGCCATCTACCTCACCCAGGCCTGCGATGTCACCGAGTTGCCGGGCTTTGATGAAGGCCTGGTCAGTGTGCAGGATGAAGCGGCCCAGCTGTCGGCCTCCCTGCTCGACCTCAAGCCCGGTCAGCGCGTACTGGATGCCTGTGCGGCTCCCGGTGGCAAGCTGTGTCACCTGCTGGAGCACGAACCGGCGCTGGCGTACGTGGAAGCGGTGGAGCTGGATTCGCGCCGTGCCGAGCGCATCAAGCAGAACCTGCAACGGCTCAACCTGAGCTGCACCCTGACCCAGGGCGATGCCTCGAGCGACAGCTGGTGGGACGGTCAAAGCTACGACCGCATCCTGATCGACGCGCCCTGCAGCGCCACCGGCGTCATTCGCCGCCACCCGGACATCAAGTACCTGCGCCGCAACGAGGACCTGAAGCGCCTGGCGGACCTGCAGCTGGCCATTCTGGAAAACTGCTGGAACATGCTCAGCCCCGGCGGCAAGCTGCTCTATGCAACCTGTTCCGTCTTCCCGCAGGAAAACGAACGCCTGCTGGCTCGCTTTATCAAGGCGCGCCCCGAAGTGCAGCACCTGCCCATTGAGGCGGACTGGGGCCATGGGAGGCCGCTGGGGCGCCAGCTGTTCCCGCAGCCGGATGGACACGACGGTTTTTACTACGCTGTACTCGAGAAACCCGCCAACTAATCCGGGCAGACCCTGCTGACCTATGAAAATCATCCTACTGGGCGCCGGCCAGGTTGGCGGCACTCTGGCTGAAAACCTCGCCATCGAAGCCAACGACATCACCATCGTCGATACCGACAGTGCGCGCCTGCGCGAGCTGCAGGATCGGCTGGATATCCGCACCATCGAAGGCAAGGCCTCCTACCCCAGCGTGCTGGAGCGCGCCGGGGCCCGGGACGCCGACATGCTGATCGCCGTCACCAACAGTGACGAAGTCAACATGATCGCCTGCCAGCTGGCCCACACCCTGTTCAGTACCCCGACCAAGATCGCCCGCGTGCGCGAGCACGACTACCTGCGCAAGGAAGGGGAGATTTTCAAGAATCAGGCCATTCCGGTGGACGTGCTGATCAGCCCGGAGCAGCTCGTCACCCAGCATATCCAG
Proteins encoded:
- a CDS encoding L-threonylcarbamoyladenylate synthase encodes the protein MNNWHLNQALRALHGGGVIAYPTEAVWGLGCDPFNAAAIERLLELKRRPMHKGLILVASDMTQIKPLLQGLSDDQLAQLEASWPGPVTWLIPDPRGWAPEGVRGRHSSVAVRVSAHPVVRALCAAFGGPLVSTSANRSAAAPARSKLKVNTYFGSELDYVVPGALGKLERPTQICDLGSKQLIRE
- the dprA gene encoding DNA-processing protein DprA: MGSNPKDWIAASLLPGVGPAGLKRLAVAGIPPSRLFLHDPEALRLVGARTRTLRAMESFDRAVGPEFERFERCLEWLEEDDVCCLTPDLDEYPALLLEIPDPPGLLFVRGNADCLALPQMALVGSRHASRSGVANAYRFSAALSEAGMVVTSGLALGIDGAAHQGAVDRDGVSVAVFGTGLDAVYPRRHAGLAQRILDTGGAWVSEFLPGSQPLPGNFPKRNRIISGLCAGVLVIEAAPRSGSLITARMALEQGREVFAIPGSIQNPAAHGCHQLIREGAVLVETVSHVLEPLAALLGFYAAQSNAPEPDCAPALPQSEAQLLEKMGYDIADIDQLVALTGLPMAQLMPLLVSLELKGVIESVAGGYLRCASDT
- a CDS encoding LysM peptidoglycan-binding domain-containing protein, which codes for MKKLLCGLLTCLLLLTVSVANAEVRKDRIQLRENYPTEYVVVKGDTLWDISGRFLQHPWQWPDVWDVNPQIYNPHLIYPGDIIYLSWVNGQPRLSLRSGVGRLTPKARVSPLDDAIPAIPLKDIIAFLSDHLVANEDLVNTAPYVVGGRNDSIIAGAGDRVYARGELKSDERLQAVYRPATEYRDPLTGEFLGYEMLKIADTAIPAQENDIITLDLRKTREEVRLLDRVLPIEESRIQSLFHPSAVPEGTEGLILSVLGGVAKIGQYNAVAVNVGARDSVEAGNVMSIYRTGENVRDPVTGERIALPDERAGLLMLFKVFDKVSYGLVLNASNVMSVGDKVFEP
- the def gene encoding peptide deformylase, translating into MAKLPILEFPDPRLRTIAESVETVTENTRQIIDDMFETMYDAPGIGLAATQVNIHQRIITIDISEDSDEPLVLINPTFEVLDKELERMQEGCLSVPGFYENVERPNHIRVQALDRDGNPLDFEARDLLAVCIQHEIDHLDGKLFVDYLSPLKRTRIRGKLEKKHRLEETQPV
- the fmt gene encoding methionyl-tRNA formyltransferase, whose protein sequence is MPEPLRIVFAGTPDFAAASLQALFETHHDIIAVYTQPDRPAGRGRKLTPSPVKQLALEHGVAVFQPLSLKDAAAQQALADLKPDLMIVAAYGLLLPRVVLETPRLGCINVHASLLPRWRGAAPIHRALLAGDSETGITIMQMDVGLDTGDMLLKASCPILPEDNSGVLHDRLAALGASTLVQSLVAIQNGSCDREVQDNDQACYAHKLEKQEGNIDWQQSADYLARQVRGLAPWPVAFTQLDGTTLRIWAASALDTPSDAAPGTLIAADKTGISVACGQGVLRLTRVQLPGGTPLNSADIMNSRRDSFRLGTRLGAA
- the rsmB gene encoding 16S rRNA (cytosine(967)-C(5))-methyltransferase RsmB, which codes for MNLRTLAAQTLAPLLQHRGSLNATLPTSLYTCVPRDRALLQQLCYGTMRFEPRLALIADHLLQKPFRDKDADLQALVLLGLYQLDQTRIADHAAISETVDATEDLNKNWARGLVNAVLRRFQRERDSIMETLGDNPRLQYNHPDWMIGKLQQNWPDHWPQIMLANDQPAPMTLRLNTRQSSREAYLEQLYIAGIEATPGTFADTAIYLTQACDVTELPGFDEGLVSVQDEAAQLSASLLDLKPGQRVLDACAAPGGKLCHLLEHEPALAYVEAVELDSRRAERIKQNLQRLNLSCTLTQGDASSDSWWDGQSYDRILIDAPCSATGVIRRHPDIKYLRRNEDLKRLADLQLAILENCWNMLSPGGKLLYATCSVFPQENERLLARFIKARPEVQHLPIEADWGHGRPLGRQLFPQPDGHDGFYYAVLEKPAN